From one Plantibacter flavus genomic stretch:
- a CDS encoding sensor histidine kinase — MDTMWLVLIALALGLIVGGGFVALITLAFRRGERAATVVNPVVPDGVDQVLEALDSAGIVVDPSNNVLKASPGAFALGLVRDRVLDNQELIDLALEVRRTGEAVTSDLELALGRFGEATRHLRVRAAPLGSRFILLLAEDHTEARRLDEVRRDFIANISHELKTPIGAIGLLSEALDTAADDPERVKRFASRLSTESQRLTRMTAEIIDLSRLQAADALHQPELVRLDRVIAAAVDQNRVPAEATGVALSLKGGKNLEVYGDEAMLVVAVHNLISNAIHYSPTGAHVGVGVRAVDDVVEIAVTDQGVGIAEEDRDRVFERFFRVDQARSRHTGGTGLGLSIVKHTVQNHGGEVKVWSQLGRGSTFTIRLPRATTPPEDLSTGTARSTP, encoded by the coding sequence ATGGACACCATGTGGTTGGTGCTGATCGCCCTGGCACTCGGCCTCATCGTCGGAGGCGGTTTCGTCGCCCTCATCACCCTCGCCTTCCGCCGCGGAGAGCGCGCCGCGACGGTCGTCAACCCGGTCGTCCCAGACGGGGTCGACCAGGTGCTCGAAGCCCTCGACAGCGCGGGCATCGTCGTCGACCCGTCCAACAACGTGCTGAAGGCCTCCCCGGGGGCGTTCGCGCTCGGGCTGGTGCGCGACCGCGTGCTCGACAACCAGGAGCTCATCGACCTCGCGCTCGAGGTCCGACGCACCGGCGAAGCCGTCACGAGCGATTTGGAACTCGCGCTCGGGCGCTTCGGCGAGGCCACCCGCCACCTGCGCGTGCGGGCGGCGCCGCTCGGGTCTCGCTTCATCCTCCTCCTGGCCGAGGACCACACGGAGGCGCGTCGACTCGACGAGGTCCGCCGGGACTTCATCGCGAACATCAGCCACGAGTTGAAGACGCCGATCGGCGCCATCGGGCTCCTCTCGGAAGCGCTCGACACGGCGGCCGACGACCCGGAACGGGTGAAGCGGTTCGCCAGCCGGCTCTCGACCGAATCACAGCGACTCACCCGGATGACGGCCGAGATCATCGACCTCTCGCGGTTGCAGGCGGCCGACGCCCTCCATCAGCCGGAACTCGTCCGCCTCGATCGGGTCATCGCCGCGGCGGTGGACCAGAACCGTGTGCCGGCCGAGGCGACCGGGGTGGCGCTCTCCCTCAAAGGCGGTAAGAACCTCGAGGTGTACGGTGACGAGGCCATGCTCGTCGTCGCCGTGCACAACCTCATCTCGAACGCCATCCACTACTCGCCCACCGGCGCACACGTGGGTGTCGGCGTCCGCGCGGTCGACGACGTCGTCGAGATCGCCGTCACCGATCAGGGCGTCGGGATCGCCGAAGAGGACCGCGACCGGGTCTTCGAACGGTTCTTCCGCGTCGACCAGGCGCGGTCCCGCCACACGGGCGGCACCGGCCTGGGCCTCAGCATCGTCAAGCACACCGTCCAGAACCACGGCGGCGAGGTGAAGGTCTGGTCGCAGCTGGGCCGTGGCTCGACGTTCACCATCCGCCTTCCCAGAGCAACGACCCCGCCGGAGGACCTGTCCACCGGCACGGCAAGGAGTACCCCGTGA
- the ispD gene encoding 2-C-methyl-D-erythritol 4-phosphate cytidylyltransferase: protein MTAIDEPGAVADPSLDGPAVGVIVVAAGSGTRLGAGIPKAFVSLAGSTVLEHALAPVFRLRDAVQVVVVVPADRVGEAETIGRRAAGKAADHLRVVAGGDTRQSSVLAGLAALWPGVRTVLVHDAARALTPTDQFERVIDAAERTGWGIVPGLAVTDTIKRVDASDLVEQTVDRAALRAVQTPQAFPRDALVAAFRVAEDRLAAATDDAALYADAGHPVLTVGGSEAAFKITTPWDAQRAERLLADRERDREHEVGARTTTSIRTGIGIDVHAFADDGELSLAGLSWPGERPLAGHSDGDAVAHAIVDALLSAAGLGDIGSMFGTDDPRFAGASGEVFLRAAVERLHAAGFVVVNVAVQLVGNRPRFAPRRAEAEGVLSALVHGPVSVAATTTDALGFTGRGEGVTAIATALVERR, encoded by the coding sequence ATGACTGCGATCGACGAACCGGGTGCCGTTGCCGACCCCTCCCTGGACGGCCCGGCCGTCGGCGTGATCGTCGTGGCGGCGGGCAGTGGGACGCGCCTCGGTGCCGGGATCCCCAAGGCGTTCGTGTCGCTCGCCGGCAGCACCGTGCTCGAACACGCGCTCGCCCCGGTCTTCCGCCTGCGCGACGCGGTCCAGGTCGTCGTCGTGGTCCCCGCGGATCGCGTCGGTGAGGCTGAGACGATCGGTCGTCGCGCGGCGGGGAAGGCGGCCGACCACCTCCGTGTCGTCGCGGGAGGCGACACGAGACAGTCCTCCGTCCTCGCCGGACTCGCCGCCCTGTGGCCGGGAGTCCGCACGGTGCTCGTCCACGACGCCGCACGGGCACTCACCCCGACCGACCAGTTCGAACGGGTGATCGACGCCGCGGAGCGGACGGGGTGGGGCATCGTGCCGGGGCTCGCGGTGACCGACACGATCAAGCGGGTCGACGCGAGCGACCTCGTCGAGCAGACCGTGGATCGGGCCGCCCTCCGAGCCGTCCAGACACCGCAGGCGTTCCCGCGTGATGCCCTCGTCGCGGCCTTCCGCGTCGCCGAAGACCGCCTGGCAGCGGCCACCGACGATGCGGCGCTCTACGCGGACGCCGGACACCCCGTGCTCACCGTGGGCGGCTCGGAGGCGGCGTTCAAGATCACGACCCCGTGGGACGCCCAGCGTGCGGAGCGACTTCTGGCGGACCGGGAGCGGGACCGGGAGCACGAGGTGGGCGCACGGACGACCACCTCGATCAGGACCGGCATCGGCATCGACGTCCACGCCTTCGCCGACGACGGCGAGCTGAGCCTCGCCGGCCTCAGCTGGCCGGGGGAACGGCCGCTGGCCGGACACAGCGACGGGGATGCGGTCGCCCACGCCATCGTCGACGCCCTGCTGTCCGCTGCCGGCCTCGGCGACATCGGCTCCATGTTCGGCACCGACGACCCCCGCTTCGCCGGGGCGAGCGGCGAGGTCTTCCTGCGGGCGGCGGTCGAACGGCTGCACGCTGCGGGCTTCGTCGTCGTCAACGTCGCGGTGCAGCTCGTCGGCAACCGCCCGCGGTTCGCGCCGCGTCGGGCGGAGGCGGAGGGCGTGCTGAGCGCGCTGGTCCACGGACCGGTCAGCGTCGCGGCGACGACCACGGATGCGCTCGGGTTCACCGGCCGCGGCGAGGGCGTCACGGCCATCGCCACCGCCCTCGTCGAGCGCCGCTGA
- a CDS encoding FABP family protein, whose protein sequence is MIEIPSGLPSELVPLSWLIGVWEGTGVIDYRVGDETVTREFGQRVSFSHDGLPYLNYNSYTWLLPEQPPRDAEGASSTDEDALSDDTAADVAPEAHPVDESGVPEPLVTETGYWRLERPLIEGDPGPGMLPGQGPRPFGTAQSVETLRTSTGAFPLQVSIVHPNGVSELYLGQIDGPRIDLATDAVVRTAGAKEYAAATRLYGLVENHLLWAWDIAALGQDLRTHASARLAKAD, encoded by the coding sequence ATGATCGAGATCCCGAGCGGCCTGCCGAGCGAACTGGTCCCGCTGTCATGGCTCATCGGCGTCTGGGAGGGCACCGGCGTCATCGACTACCGGGTCGGCGACGAGACCGTGACCCGCGAGTTCGGTCAGCGCGTGAGCTTCAGCCACGACGGCCTGCCGTACCTGAACTACAACTCCTACACCTGGCTCCTGCCCGAGCAGCCCCCTCGTGACGCCGAGGGGGCCTCGTCCACGGACGAGGACGCCCTGTCGGACGACACCGCTGCGGACGTCGCGCCCGAGGCGCACCCGGTCGACGAGTCCGGTGTGCCCGAGCCGCTCGTCACCGAGACGGGTTACTGGCGCCTCGAGCGCCCGTTGATCGAAGGCGATCCCGGGCCGGGGATGCTCCCAGGGCAGGGCCCCCGCCCGTTCGGCACGGCGCAATCGGTCGAGACGCTGCGTACGTCGACCGGCGCCTTCCCCCTACAGGTCTCGATCGTCCACCCGAACGGTGTGAGCGAGCTCTACCTCGGTCAGATCGACGGCCCGCGGATCGACCTCGCGACCGACGCCGTCGTCCGGACCGCTGGAGCCAAGGAGTACGCCGCCGCGACCCGCCTGTACGGCCTCGTGGAGAACCACCTGCTCTGGGCCTGGGACATCGCCGCCCTGGGGCAGGATCTCCGGACGCACGCCTCGGCGCGCCTGGCCAAAGCCGACTGA
- a CDS encoding YgfZ/GcvT domain-containing protein: MTDPTGAVTPEAIPGSPFLTLPGAVEQADAVDHGVPSHYGSPNIEQRLIASGKAIVDLSNRGIVTVTGPDRLSWLNSITSQELRSLSAGISTETLFLDQSGRIEHAVKLLDDGTTTWLVTEADDAAPLHAWLDRMRFMLRVEVAIVTERYAVIGAAAGLTVEAAEPNGMPLVWHDPWSEVAVGGHQYATGEHPGAAWTWTETIVAREQLESLVQQIRVGAFSAAGSLAAEALRIAAWRPRLQSEVDERSIPHELDWLRSAVHLNKGCYRGQETVAKVHNLGHPPRRLVMLLLDGSDAVLPPAGSNVVLVGDGDDATRKPVGRITSSAIHHELGPVALAIVKRSADPAAVLTVEADGIDVAASQEIVVPADAGATANVPRLPRLGAVRR; this comes from the coding sequence GTGACCGATCCCACCGGAGCGGTCACGCCGGAAGCGATTCCGGGCTCGCCCTTCCTCACGCTGCCGGGTGCCGTCGAACAGGCGGACGCCGTCGACCACGGCGTCCCCTCCCATTACGGCAGCCCGAACATCGAGCAGCGCCTCATCGCCAGCGGGAAGGCGATCGTCGACCTGTCGAACCGTGGCATCGTGACGGTCACCGGCCCTGATCGGCTGAGCTGGCTCAACTCCATCACGAGCCAGGAGCTGCGGTCGCTGTCCGCCGGCATCTCCACGGAGACCCTCTTCCTCGACCAGAGCGGCCGGATCGAGCACGCGGTCAAGCTGCTCGACGACGGGACGACCACGTGGCTCGTCACCGAGGCCGACGATGCTGCGCCCCTCCACGCCTGGCTCGATCGGATGCGGTTCATGCTGCGCGTCGAGGTGGCCATCGTGACCGAGCGGTACGCCGTGATCGGTGCGGCGGCGGGTCTCACGGTCGAGGCCGCGGAGCCGAACGGCATGCCGCTCGTCTGGCACGATCCGTGGTCCGAGGTCGCGGTCGGCGGGCATCAGTACGCGACGGGTGAGCACCCGGGTGCAGCGTGGACGTGGACCGAGACGATCGTCGCGCGCGAGCAGCTCGAGTCGCTCGTGCAGCAGATCCGCGTGGGGGCGTTCTCCGCCGCGGGTTCGTTGGCCGCAGAAGCCCTGCGCATCGCCGCGTGGCGCCCGCGGTTGCAGTCCGAGGTCGACGAACGGAGCATCCCGCACGAGCTCGACTGGCTGCGCTCTGCCGTCCACTTGAACAAGGGCTGCTATCGCGGTCAGGAGACGGTCGCCAAGGTGCACAACCTCGGGCATCCGCCGCGGCGTCTCGTCATGCTCCTCCTCGACGGCTCCGACGCGGTGCTGCCACCGGCCGGTTCGAACGTGGTGCTCGTCGGCGACGGCGACGACGCGACCCGGAAACCCGTCGGACGCATCACCTCGAGCGCGATCCACCACGAGTTGGGCCCGGTGGCGTTGGCGATCGTCAAGCGCTCCGCGGATCCGGCGGCCGTGCTGACGGTGGAGGCCGACGGCATCGACGTCGCGGCGTCGCAGGAGATCGTCGTGCCGGCGGATGCCGGGGCCACGGCGAACGTGCCGCGGCTGCCGCGACTCGGCGCCGTCCGGCGCTGA
- a CDS encoding response regulator transcription factor produces the protein MTRILLVEDEASLSEPLSYLLEREGYEVEVAEDGPSAVQAFTARGADLVLLDLMLPGIPGTEVCRQIRAVSSTPIIMLTAKDSEVDIVVGLELGADDYVTKPYSTRELLARIRAVLRRRVEADQAQEEVLLEAGTVRMDTERHVVEVNGAPIPMPLKEYELLELLLRNAGRVLTRGQLIDRVWGSDYYGDTKTLDVHIKRIRSRIEANPSEPVMLVTVRGLGYRFEA, from the coding sequence GTGACCCGCATCCTGCTCGTCGAAGACGAAGCGTCTCTGAGTGAACCACTGAGCTACCTGCTCGAACGGGAGGGGTACGAGGTCGAGGTGGCGGAGGACGGTCCCTCGGCGGTCCAGGCCTTCACGGCTCGCGGCGCTGACCTCGTGTTGCTCGACCTCATGCTCCCCGGCATCCCCGGGACGGAGGTCTGCCGTCAGATCCGCGCGGTCTCGAGCACGCCGATCATCATGCTGACCGCGAAGGACTCCGAAGTCGACATCGTCGTCGGGCTCGAGCTGGGCGCCGACGACTACGTCACGAAGCCCTACTCGACCCGCGAGCTCCTCGCGCGGATCAGGGCGGTGCTGCGACGCCGGGTCGAGGCGGACCAGGCGCAGGAGGAGGTGCTGCTCGAGGCCGGCACGGTCCGGATGGACACCGAGCGTCATGTCGTCGAGGTCAACGGGGCACCGATCCCGATGCCGCTCAAGGAGTACGAGCTGCTCGAGCTGCTCCTCCGGAACGCCGGACGGGTTCTCACCCGTGGTCAGTTGATCGATCGGGTGTGGGGGAGCGACTATTACGGCGACACCAAGACGCTGGACGTCCACATCAAGCGCATCCGTTCCCGGATCGAGGCGAACCCCTCGGAACCGGTGATGCTCGTCACCGTGCGTGGGCTCGGGTACCGCTTCGAGGCCTGA
- the phoU gene encoding phosphate signaling complex protein PhoU → MREVFQQSLREVQDRLVEIAELVTISIEKATQSFGNSDVAVAEEVIANDNRIDQLAIELDELAIDILARQQPVARDLRIVVSALRISASLERMGDMAEHIAQLSRYRFPDKAVPKGLRTTFAEMGRLDVSIARKLTELLRTQDPRIADEIRNDDDDVDELHASVFEKVLGDTWKGEPVATVDATLASRYHERFADHAVSIAKKVQYLATGDWIPEATTPVHH, encoded by the coding sequence ATGCGCGAGGTATTCCAGCAGTCACTGCGAGAGGTCCAGGATCGCCTGGTCGAGATCGCCGAACTCGTCACGATCTCCATCGAGAAGGCGACGCAGTCCTTCGGCAACTCGGACGTCGCGGTCGCCGAGGAGGTCATCGCCAACGACAACCGCATCGACCAGCTCGCGATCGAACTCGACGAGCTCGCCATCGACATCCTCGCCCGTCAGCAGCCGGTCGCGCGCGACCTGCGCATCGTCGTGAGCGCGCTTCGGATCAGCGCGTCGCTCGAGCGCATGGGCGACATGGCCGAGCACATCGCCCAGCTGTCGCGGTACCGCTTCCCCGACAAGGCGGTGCCGAAGGGCCTGCGGACCACCTTCGCCGAGATGGGTCGACTCGACGTCTCGATCGCCCGCAAACTGACCGAACTGCTGCGCACCCAGGACCCGCGCATCGCCGACGAGATCCGCAACGACGACGACGACGTCGACGAGCTGCACGCCAGCGTCTTCGAGAAGGTCCTCGGCGACACCTGGAAGGGTGAGCCCGTCGCGACCGTCGACGCCACCCTCGCTTCCCGGTACCACGAGCGCTTCGCCGACCACGCCGTATCCATCGCCAAGAAGGTCCAGTACCTCGCGACCGGCGACTGGATCCCCGAGGCGACCACGCCGGTGCACCACTGA
- a CDS encoding chaplin family protein — protein MNSYVKKGLYCGLFVAGLTFLGATAANADTSGDDSILGGTLVDVVLEAPVEIVDTAVSVVGDSSATSAPEAAPAPEPEPAPAPEPAPVPEPAPEPAPAATTSGDDSVAGGNQVQLPVSIPVTVEDNAISIIGDAEQSGSTSGPAAGESASPVTDEATTSGDDSVAGGNQVSPVVTVPVTVGGNAISLFGDSSSEQAGEPATSGGAAVPAAPSTTTGDDSVAGGNQVSPVVTVPVTVGGNAISLFGDSSSEQAGEPATSGGAAVPAAPSTTTGDDSVAGGNQVSPVVTVPVTVGGNAISLFGDSSSEQAGEPATSGGAAVPAAPSTTTGDDSVAGGNQVLGDIGLPISVVGNAVSVIGDSESTGTSASAPVSSGGGTSTTGGDDSLGGGNQIDLGLELPITIGGNAISVIGDSETAGPGTIDPTTPVDPTDPTDPTDPTDPTDPTTPVTPVVPTVPATVITTGTAASSTGSDTTASAARSAEPTLADTGSAAGQLLPLAGLATVLGLLLLAGGAITRRRMS, from the coding sequence ATGAATTCGTATGTCAAGAAAGGCCTCTACTGTGGCCTGTTCGTCGCGGGACTCACGTTCCTCGGCGCTACGGCGGCCAACGCCGACACGTCCGGGGACGACAGCATCCTCGGCGGAACCCTCGTCGACGTGGTCCTCGAGGCCCCCGTCGAGATCGTCGACACCGCGGTGAGCGTCGTCGGTGATTCGTCGGCGACGTCCGCACCGGAGGCGGCACCGGCGCCTGAGCCGGAACCCGCACCAGCACCGGAGCCCGCACCGGTACCCGAGCCCGCGCCGGAGCCGGCCCCGGCCGCCACCACCAGTGGTGACGACAGTGTCGCGGGCGGGAACCAGGTCCAGCTGCCCGTCTCCATCCCGGTGACGGTCGAGGACAACGCGATCTCGATCATCGGCGATGCCGAGCAGTCGGGTTCGACGTCCGGACCGGCGGCGGGGGAGTCCGCCTCGCCGGTCACCGACGAGGCCACCACGTCCGGTGACGACAGTGTCGCCGGTGGGAACCAGGTGTCTCCGGTGGTGACCGTTCCGGTCACGGTCGGTGGGAACGCCATCTCGCTGTTCGGTGATTCGAGCAGTGAGCAGGCGGGTGAGCCTGCCACGTCGGGTGGTGCGGCTGTTCCGGCGGCGCCGTCGACGACCACCGGTGACGACAGTGTCGCCGGTGGGAACCAGGTGTCTCCGGTGGTGACCGTTCCGGTCACGGTCGGTGGGAACGCCATCTCGCTGTTCGGTGATTCGAGCAGTGAGCAGGCGGGTGAGCCTGCCACGTCGGGTGGTGCGGCTGTTCCGGCGGCGCCGTCGACGACCACCGGTGACGACAGTGTCGCCGGTGGGAACCAGGTGTCTCCGGTGGTGACCGTTCCGGTCACGGTCGGTGGGAACGCCATCTCGCTGTTCGGTGATTCGAGCAGTGAGCAGGCGGGTGAGCCTGCCACGTCGGGTGGTGCGGCTGTTCCGGCGGCGCCGTCGACCACGACCGGTGACGACAGTGTCGCCGGTGGCAACCAGGTCCTCGGCGACATCGGGCTCCCGATCTCCGTGGTGGGCAACGCCGTCAGCGTGATCGGCGACTCCGAGTCGACGGGCACCTCGGCCTCCGCTCCGGTATCGTCCGGTGGAGGCACGTCGACCACCGGTGGTGACGACAGCCTCGGCGGTGGGAACCAGATCGACCTCGGCCTGGAGCTGCCGATCACGATCGGCGGCAACGCGATCTCCGTGATCGGGGACAGCGAGACCGCAGGTCCCGGGACGATCGATCCCACCACTCCGGTGGACCCGACCGACCCTACGGACCCCACGGACCCGACCGACCCGACGGACCCCACCACCCCGGTGACCCCCGTCGTGCCGACGGTCCCCGCCACGGTGATCACCACCGGGACGGCGGCGTCCTCGACCGGCTCGGACACCACGGCCTCGGCCGCACGTTCAGCTGAGCCGACGCTCGCCGACACCGGCAGCGCTGCGGGCCAGCTCCTGCCGCTCGCCGGCCTCGCCACGGTCCTCGGCCTCCTGCTCCTGGCAGGCGGCGCGATCACCCGTCGTCGGATGAGCTAG
- a CDS encoding CarD family transcriptional regulator, translating to MIFEVGETVVYPHHGAATITEVKTRIIKGEEKLYLKLRVTQGDLMIEVPAENVDLVGVRDVIGREGVDRVFDVLRAPFTEEPTNWSRRYKANLEKLASGDVIKVSEVVRDLWRRDQDRGLSAGEKRMLAKARQILVSELALAEQTDEEQASSVLDEVLAS from the coding sequence ATGATCTTCGAAGTTGGCGAGACCGTCGTCTACCCGCACCATGGCGCCGCGACCATCACCGAGGTGAAGACCCGGATCATCAAGGGCGAGGAGAAGCTCTACCTGAAGCTCCGCGTCACCCAGGGCGACCTCATGATCGAGGTCCCGGCCGAGAACGTCGACCTGGTCGGGGTGCGCGACGTCATCGGACGCGAGGGGGTAGACCGCGTGTTCGACGTACTCCGTGCGCCGTTCACCGAGGAGCCGACGAACTGGTCCCGCCGCTACAAGGCGAACCTCGAGAAGCTGGCCTCGGGCGACGTCATCAAGGTCTCCGAGGTGGTCCGCGACCTGTGGCGTCGCGACCAGGACCGAGGGCTCTCAGCAGGAGAGAAGCGGATGCTCGCGAAGGCCCGCCAGATCCTGGTCTCTGAACTGGCACTGGCGGAGCAGACCGACGAGGAGCAGGCGTCGTCCGTCCTCGATGAGGTCCTCGCCTCCTGA
- a CDS encoding phosphoglyceromutase, giving the protein MPETYTLVLLRHGNSDWNQKNLFTGWVDVRLSELGVTEAKRAGELLADSGITPDVLYTSVLSRAIQTANLALETADRMWIPVKRSWRLNERHYGALQGKDKAQTLAEYGPEQFQTWRRSFDVPPPPIADDDEWSQADDPRYVGIDGELPRTECLKDVIDRMLPYWESDITVDLAAGKTVLVTAHGNSLRALVKHLDDISDDEIAELNIPTGIPLVYELDADFRPVAPARYLDPEAAAAGAAAVAAQGKK; this is encoded by the coding sequence ATGCCTGAGACTTACACCCTCGTCCTGCTGCGCCACGGCAACAGCGACTGGAATCAGAAGAACCTGTTCACCGGTTGGGTCGACGTCCGACTCAGCGAACTCGGCGTCACCGAGGCCAAGCGTGCGGGCGAGCTGCTCGCCGACTCCGGCATCACCCCGGACGTGCTGTACACCTCGGTCCTCTCCCGCGCGATCCAGACGGCGAACCTCGCCCTCGAGACCGCCGACCGCATGTGGATCCCGGTCAAGCGCAGCTGGCGCCTCAACGAGCGTCACTACGGAGCGCTGCAGGGCAAGGACAAGGCGCAGACGCTCGCCGAGTACGGTCCGGAGCAGTTCCAGACCTGGCGTCGTTCCTTCGACGTGCCGCCGCCGCCGATCGCCGATGACGACGAGTGGTCGCAGGCCGACGACCCCCGGTATGTCGGGATCGACGGCGAACTGCCCCGCACCGAGTGCCTGAAGGACGTCATCGACCGGATGCTGCCCTACTGGGAGTCCGACATCACGGTCGACCTGGCTGCCGGCAAGACCGTCCTCGTGACGGCGCACGGCAACTCGCTCCGCGCCCTCGTGAAGCACCTCGACGACATCTCGGACGACGAGATCGCCGAGCTGAACATCCCCACCGGTATCCCGCTCGTGTACGAGCTCGACGCGGACTTCCGTCCGGTCGCCCCGGCTCGCTACCTCGATCCCGAGGCCGCGGCAGCAGGCGCCGCCGCCGTCGCGGCGCAGGGGAAGAAGTAG
- a CDS encoding class I SAM-dependent methyltransferase gives MPVGSITRGTTGTNRLRRVDRWIAIHPSLRRTTNPLVVDLGYGASGVTAFELHDRLLAVRPDVRVIGFEIEPGRVRTADAQLRQVRAGTTRFMPTAAVSFARGGFEVPTGDDRPTVIRAFNVLRQYDEVAVAGAWRLMASRLQPGGVLVEGTCDEIGRVSSWIALDDQGRAESFSISLRLADLEVPSIVAERLPKALIHHNVPGERVHALMTDLDRAWRMHAPLAVYSPVQRWLATVGTLRDSGWPVLAGRSRWRLGELTLPWSAVAPNPSPTD, from the coding sequence ATGCCCGTCGGATCGATCACCCGCGGGACGACGGGTACGAACCGGCTCCGGCGGGTGGACCGCTGGATCGCGATCCACCCCTCGCTCAGACGGACGACGAACCCGCTGGTAGTGGACCTCGGCTACGGCGCGAGCGGCGTCACGGCGTTCGAACTGCACGACCGACTGCTCGCCGTACGACCCGACGTACGGGTCATCGGATTCGAGATCGAGCCGGGGCGCGTCCGCACCGCTGATGCGCAGCTGCGGCAGGTGCGAGCGGGCACGACCCGGTTCATGCCGACGGCTGCGGTCTCCTTTGCGCGCGGCGGGTTCGAGGTGCCGACCGGCGACGACCGCCCCACGGTGATCCGGGCGTTCAACGTGCTCCGGCAGTACGACGAAGTCGCGGTCGCGGGGGCCTGGCGCCTCATGGCGTCGCGGCTGCAGCCCGGCGGTGTGCTCGTCGAAGGGACGTGCGACGAGATCGGACGGGTGTCCAGCTGGATCGCGCTCGACGACCAGGGGCGTGCTGAGTCGTTCTCCATCAGTCTGCGACTCGCCGACCTCGAGGTGCCGTCCATCGTGGCCGAACGACTGCCGAAGGCGCTGATCCACCACAACGTACCGGGCGAACGGGTCCATGCGCTCATGACGGACCTCGACCGCGCCTGGCGGATGCACGCACCCCTGGCGGTCTACAGCCCGGTCCAGCGCTGGTTGGCGACCGTCGGGACGCTCCGGGACAGCGGGTGGCCGGTGCTGGCCGGCCGCAGCCGCTGGCGCCTCGGCGAGCTGACACTGCCGTGGTCGGCTGTCGCCCCGAATCCCTCCCCGACGGACTGA
- a CDS encoding FUSC family protein gives MGSDGASDPGVRIDRWTAAVRRRIALGDAWHRLVGSVPAVLQVSATAIGAYAFSHYVLGHAVPLLALTVTISSLGFVRDARPIRVLETAVGMSVGIALAEILLLGFGQGTWQLAVALVLTLLVARFLSPAASFAIAAAVQSVLVMLLPVPDGGPFVRTLDGLIGGVFALLATALIPRDPRRSARRDGQRLIDEHVRTLASLVAALRLGDLEEADRALARARATQPALDAWRGTLDSGLAIARISPFLRKAVFDLERQRTMLDGMDLATRNLRVIARRIDYVSRDATSRPELADLLARTSVALGILSQSIGDIAQQPVARQSLLEIAKHLEPVVVLPDASVSEQALVLVLRPYLVDLLTATGLPTPEAQAALPSL, from the coding sequence GTGGGGAGCGACGGCGCCTCTGACCCGGGCGTACGGATCGACCGATGGACCGCCGCGGTTCGTCGCCGCATCGCACTCGGCGACGCCTGGCATCGTCTCGTCGGATCCGTGCCGGCGGTGCTGCAGGTCAGCGCCACGGCGATCGGTGCATACGCGTTCTCCCACTACGTGCTCGGGCACGCCGTGCCACTCCTCGCCTTGACCGTGACGATCTCGAGTCTCGGGTTCGTTCGCGACGCCCGCCCGATCCGGGTCCTCGAGACGGCCGTCGGGATGAGCGTCGGGATCGCGCTGGCCGAGATCCTGCTCCTCGGCTTCGGTCAGGGGACATGGCAACTCGCGGTCGCGCTCGTGCTCACATTGCTCGTCGCCCGGTTCCTGTCGCCGGCGGCGTCGTTCGCGATCGCGGCGGCGGTGCAGTCCGTCCTCGTCATGCTCCTGCCCGTGCCTGACGGCGGCCCGTTCGTGCGCACCCTCGACGGACTGATCGGCGGGGTCTTCGCCCTGCTCGCGACCGCGCTCATCCCGCGCGACCCGCGCCGGAGTGCTCGCCGTGACGGCCAGCGGCTCATCGACGAACACGTCCGGACCCTCGCCTCGCTCGTCGCCGCCCTCCGTCTCGGCGACCTCGAGGAGGCGGACCGCGCGCTCGCACGGGCGAGGGCCACCCAGCCGGCCCTGGACGCGTGGCGCGGAACCCTCGACTCAGGACTCGCCATCGCGCGCATCTCGCCGTTCCTCCGCAAGGCGGTGTTCGACCTGGAACGGCAGCGGACCATGCTCGACGGCATGGACCTCGCGACCCGCAACCTCCGGGTGATCGCCCGGCGCATCGACTACGTGTCGCGCGACGCCACGAGCCGTCCCGAGCTCGCCGACCTGCTCGCGCGCACCTCCGTCGCGCTCGGCATCCTGTCGCAGTCGATCGGTGACATCGCCCAGCAGCCGGTCGCGAGGCAGTCCCTGCTGGAGATCGCGAAGCACCTCGAGCCGGTCGTCGTCCTCCCCGACGCCTCGGTCTCCGAGCAGGCGCTCGTGCTCGTGCTCCGGCCGTACCTCGTCGACCTGCTCACGGCGACGGGGCTGCCGACGCCGGAGGCGCAGGCGGCGCTGCCCTCGCTCTGA